A stretch of the Conger conger chromosome 3, fConCon1.1, whole genome shotgun sequence genome encodes the following:
- the LOC133125302 gene encoding uncharacterized protein LOC133125302 produces MKRMLGPLLKLLLVLPAVSHGTATSCDISRDKPVRCYGTLGQSVSINLKTATNPCSGVQLEIKFNGDTFFRCKNGAPTPEKTCNNHCRLDNRTFRLENLTKSLSGMYSFEEFDKNGTTAQKGNIELIIQAPVSPPELSQLCQPHGEIRVWCSSTGEAPQYNWTLNDQPLDGGVAFLSNETQTVILKRDIPGSITCTVSNHVSKENTTQELLTCRGLGAPVKCTNGTEIDVRMNASLNAASLLNNTEIFFMDRGGEYVSAICKINSYTQNKSSENSQTTNFTCESQQLMIVSVALATCLVLLAILLVTCCCLYKKKQKQPMGSQRSNGDGPEGDPQELVYCQVQVAKKKDRPKKQQQEPQVVYGEVKVSGRAKAARHSAEGQADTVYSGIRT; encoded by the exons ATGAAGAGGATGCTGGGTCCCCTTCTCAAACTCCTGCTGGTTTTGCCGGCGGTGTCACACG GCACTGCGACGTCCTGTGACATCAGCAGGGATAAACCGGTTCGCTGCTATGGAACACTGGGGCAGTCCGTTTCTATAAATCTGAAAACAGCCACCAATCCATGTTCTGGCGTACAACTTGAAATAAAATTCAATGGTGATACATTTTTCAGATGCAAGAATGGTGCACCAACTCCTGAAAAAACCTGTAATAATCACTGTCGTTTAGACAATCGGACTTTCAGGCTGGAGAACTTAACAAAAAGTCTTTCTGGGATGTATTCTTTTGAAGAGTTCGATAAAAATGGGACGACAGCGCAAAAGGGAAACATAGAGCTGATTATTCAAG CCCCAGTGTCTCCCCCTGAACTGTCCCAGCTCTGTCAGCCCCATGGAGAGATTCGGGTCTGGTGCTCCAGCACAGGGGAGGCCCCCCAGTACAACTGGACTCTGAATGACCAACCCCTGGATGGGGGGGTGGCCTTCCTCAGCAATGAGACCCAAACTGTCATACTGAAGAGGGACATACCTGGATCTATCACCTGTACAGTCAGTAACCACGTCAGCAAGGAAAACACCACCCAGGAACTCCTCACCTGTCGAG GACTTGGAGCCCCTGTGAAGTGCACCAATGGGACTGAGATTGATGTGAGGATGAATGCCTCCTTAAACGCTGCATCTCTGCTAAACAATACAGAAATATTCTTTATGGATCGAGGGGGAGAATACGTGTCTGCCATTTGTAAGATTAATTCCTACACTCAAAATAAGTCTTCTGAAAATTCACAAACAACAAATTTCACTTGTG AGTCCCAACAGCTGATGATTGTTTCTGTGGCACTGGCAACTTGCTTGGTTCTTCTCGCTATCCTGTTGGTGACCTGCTGCTGCCTCtacaaaaagaagcaaaaacaaCCAATGGGAAGCCAGAGGAGCAATG GCGACGGGCCGGAGGGGGACCCGCAGGAGTTGGTGTACTGCCAGGTGCAGGTGGCGAAGAAGAAGGATCGCCCAaagaagcagcagcaggagccGCAGGTGGTCTACGGGGAGGTGAAAGTGTCGGGCAGGGCGAAGGCCGCCAGGCACTCAGCCGAGGGACAGGCGGACACGGTGTACTCTGGCATCCGCACGTAG
- the LOC133125305 gene encoding uncharacterized protein LOC133125305 gives MKRMLGPLLKLLLLLTTVSHGTATSCRSPEGEISAQYYGALGQSAYVHLINNSVDHSDLQLEVFFKCENIFTYKQRNKITRFFSGRNGQFLKNGTLRLDNLTKNHSGVYSIEEFLGGTGRGKRHITLTIQAPVSPPKLFQHCQPHGEIRAWCSSTGEPPQYSWTLNDRPLDGGVAFLSNETQTVILKRDIPGSITCTVSNHVSKERTTQKLLTCRECQEQMVVPVALGSCSVLLAILLGTWCCLYKKKQKQPKRSQRRTGDT, from the exons ATGAAGAGGATGCTGGGTCCCCTTCTCAAACTCCTGCTGCTTTTGACCACGGTGTCACACG GCACCGCGACCTCCTGCAGAAGCCCAGAGggtgaaatatcagcccaatattACGGAGCTCTGGGACAATCAGCTTATGTACACCTGATAAACAACAGTGTTGATCATTCGGATTTACAGTTGGAAGTCTTTTTcaagtgtgaaaacattttcacctacaagcagagaaataaaataactcGTTTTTTTTCCGGTAGAAATGGTCAGTTCCTGAAGAATGGAACCTTAAGGCTGgataatttaacaaaaaatcaTTCTGGAGTATATTCAATTGAAGAGTTTTTAGGTGGTACAGGCAGGGGAAAAAGACACATAACTCTGACCATTCAAg CCCCAGTGTCTCCCCCTAAACTGTTCCAGCACTGTCAGCCCCATGGAGAGATTCGGGCCTGGTGCTCCAGCACAGGGGAGCCCCCCCAGTACAGCTGGACTCTGAATGACCGACCCCTGGATGGGGGGGTGGCCTTCCTCAGCAATGAGACCCAAACTGTCATACTGAAGAGGGACATACCCGGATCTATCACCTGTACAGTCAGTAACCACGTCAGCAAGGAAAGAACCACCCAGAAACTCCTCACCTGTCGAG AGTGCCAAGAGCAGATGGTTGTTCCTGTGGCACTGGGATCTTGCTCGGTTCTTCTCGCTATCCTGTTGGGGACCTGGTGCTGCCTCtacaaaa